A DNA window from Comamonas sp. 26 contains the following coding sequences:
- a CDS encoding MATE family efflux transporter — protein MIRPLTHAPIGRTLLHFSLPLWGGYVLQSLNTSVNAFWIGHHLGEAALSAAVHANNLLFVLIALVFGISQATNLLVARAVGANRWSLARRITGTSASLFLGASLIMATLGWPLATPLLHILGAEPATAALAVDYLRVLFLALPPMLLLIFVAAVLRGTGDSRTPFLVLLAVALGDAALNPLFIFGTGPLPGMGMAGSALATLVANSVGLLGLLAWLRRQKMPLWIGWHQRRHLWPVPALLRCLLVKGLPMGLQMLVVSLSLVLMLSLVNAHDAQTSAAYSAALQLWAYVQMPAIAVASACSTIAAQNLGAGHWSRVARTARAGVAFQLLLTGVCAALILAFERPVLALFLPEGSAALEPARHINRIVLGSFMLLGVSNVLAGVVRSTGAVLVPLAIMVAALWCVRLPLAWALQPLLGIDALWWSFPLSALASMLLSLAYYRWGSWRQARMLDAATASH, from the coding sequence ATGATCCGCCCTCTGACCCACGCCCCCATTGGCCGCACATTGCTGCACTTTTCCCTGCCCTTGTGGGGCGGGTACGTGCTGCAATCGCTCAACACCTCGGTCAATGCGTTCTGGATCGGGCACCACCTGGGCGAAGCCGCCTTGTCTGCGGCCGTGCATGCCAACAACCTGCTGTTTGTGTTGATCGCTCTGGTCTTCGGCATCAGCCAGGCTACCAATTTACTGGTGGCCCGCGCCGTGGGTGCAAACCGTTGGTCACTGGCGCGCCGCATCACAGGCACCAGCGCCAGCCTGTTTCTGGGAGCCTCCCTGATCATGGCAACCCTTGGCTGGCCTCTGGCTACACCCCTGCTTCACATCCTGGGGGCTGAACCCGCCACCGCAGCCCTGGCCGTGGACTATCTTCGTGTGTTGTTTCTGGCACTGCCGCCCATGCTGCTGCTGATCTTCGTGGCTGCCGTGCTGCGTGGCACCGGCGACAGCCGCACGCCTTTTTTAGTCCTGCTGGCCGTCGCTCTGGGCGATGCTGCACTCAACCCACTGTTTATCTTCGGCACAGGCCCCCTGCCCGGCATGGGCATGGCTGGCTCGGCTCTTGCCACCCTTGTAGCAAACAGTGTGGGCCTGCTGGGCCTGCTGGCCTGGCTACGCAGGCAGAAAATGCCGCTGTGGATAGGCTGGCACCAGCGCCGCCACCTTTGGCCCGTACCGGCCCTGCTGCGCTGCCTGCTTGTCAAGGGACTGCCCATGGGTCTGCAGATGCTGGTGGTCTCACTCTCCCTGGTGCTGATGTTGAGCCTAGTCAACGCCCATGACGCCCAGACTTCCGCCGCCTACAGCGCAGCCCTGCAGCTGTGGGCCTATGTGCAGATGCCGGCCATTGCCGTGGCCTCGGCCTGCTCCACCATCGCCGCTCAGAACCTGGGGGCAGGCCACTGGTCGCGCGTAGCACGCACGGCGCGTGCCGGCGTGGCCTTCCAGTTGTTGTTGACCGGGGTCTGCGCAGCCCTGATCCTGGCCTTCGAGCGTCCGGTGCTGGCCCTGTTCCTACCCGAAGGTAGCGCGGCCTTGGAGCCCGCACGTCACATCAACCGCATTGTGCTGGGCTCGTTCATGCTGCTGGGCGTGAGCAACGTGCTGGCCGGAGTCGTGCGCTCCACAGGTGCAGTGCTGGTACCTTTGGCCATCATGGTTGCAGCGCTGTGGTGTGTGCGCCTGCCCTTGGCCTGGGCGCTGCAACCCCTTTTGGGGATTGATGCGCTATGGTGGAGCTTTCCGCTCAGCGCCCTGGCATCCATGCTGCTGTCCCTGGCCTATTACCGCTGGGGATCGTGGCGCCA
- the mqo gene encoding malate dehydrogenase (quinone): protein MKKSIKAGLGAVAALVLVTLLFLFWPLFPRSVPKAENEQPVDVVMVGAGVMSTTLATYLQELQPDWKIEVFERLDGVALESSNGWNNAGTGHSGFAELNYTPQLPDGSVETKRAVGIAEQFEVTRQFWAHQVGRGFLQSPETFVNATPHMSFVWGDDNIAFLKKRQQALIQNPLFYGMQYSEDQTQIKKWAPLMIEGRDPSQKIAATYMPLGTDVNHGVWTEQLMASLQKSPNFSLHLQSEVTALRQNADKTWNVTVADLANGRKEKTVKTKFVFVGAGGAALKLLQASGIPESKNYAGFPVGGQFLAIENPELAARHDVKAYGIASTGSPPMSVPHLDARKLDGKPVVLFGPFALATTKFLKNGSWWDLFSSVNHDNLMGMLRVGIHNLDLVQYLMQQAELTDEDRQAVLAQYFPHAKREDWKLVTAGQRVQIIKRDSEKGAVLQFGTEIVGSEDGSIAALLGASPGASTAPHIMLNLLKKSFPEQMASADWKSHIQQIVPSYGRKINEDATYTNEIRRMTSSALKLPYVDVPADLGKKAEAATAPAPAAAPQNPTQLNKEMQAL, encoded by the coding sequence ATGAAAAAATCGATCAAAGCAGGACTAGGTGCCGTCGCGGCCCTGGTTCTGGTCACGCTATTATTTTTATTTTGGCCACTGTTCCCCCGCTCGGTCCCCAAGGCCGAGAACGAGCAACCCGTGGATGTGGTGATGGTTGGTGCCGGCGTGATGAGCACTACGCTGGCCACATACCTGCAGGAGCTGCAGCCCGACTGGAAAATCGAGGTCTTCGAGCGCCTGGACGGTGTGGCCCTGGAAAGTTCCAATGGCTGGAACAACGCTGGCACGGGTCACTCGGGCTTTGCCGAACTGAACTACACCCCCCAGCTACCCGACGGCAGCGTGGAAACCAAGCGCGCAGTGGGCATTGCCGAGCAGTTTGAAGTAACGCGTCAGTTCTGGGCTCACCAGGTCGGCCGCGGCTTCCTGCAATCACCCGAGACCTTCGTGAATGCCACGCCGCACATGAGCTTCGTCTGGGGTGACGACAATATCGCCTTCCTGAAGAAGCGCCAGCAGGCCCTGATCCAGAACCCCTTGTTCTACGGAATGCAGTATTCCGAGGACCAAACACAGATCAAGAAGTGGGCCCCACTGATGATCGAAGGGCGCGACCCAAGCCAAAAAATCGCCGCCACCTACATGCCTCTGGGCACCGACGTGAACCACGGCGTCTGGACCGAGCAGCTCATGGCCTCGCTGCAGAAGAGCCCTAACTTCAGCCTGCACCTGCAAAGCGAAGTCACGGCCCTGCGCCAGAATGCAGACAAGACATGGAACGTGACCGTGGCCGATCTGGCCAACGGCCGCAAGGAAAAGACCGTCAAGACCAAGTTTGTGTTCGTGGGCGCCGGCGGTGCCGCACTCAAGTTGCTGCAGGCCTCGGGCATCCCCGAATCCAAAAACTACGCCGGTTTCCCCGTGGGCGGCCAGTTCCTGGCCATCGAGAACCCCGAGCTGGCAGCCCGCCATGACGTGAAAGCCTACGGCATCGCCTCTACCGGCTCCCCTCCCATGTCGGTGCCTCACCTGGATGCCCGCAAGCTCGACGGCAAGCCCGTGGTGCTGTTTGGCCCGTTTGCACTCGCAACGACCAAGTTCCTCAAGAACGGCTCCTGGTGGGATCTGTTCTCCTCGGTCAATCATGACAACCTGATGGGCATGCTGCGCGTGGGCATCCACAACCTGGACCTGGTCCAATACCTGATGCAACAGGCCGAGCTGACCGACGAAGACCGCCAGGCCGTGCTGGCCCAGTACTTCCCCCATGCCAAGCGCGAGGACTGGAAGCTGGTCACCGCTGGTCAACGCGTGCAGATCATCAAGCGCGATTCCGAAAAGGGTGCCGTGCTGCAGTTCGGCACCGAAATCGTGGGCTCCGAAGACGGCAGCATCGCCGCCTTGCTGGGTGCCTCGCCCGGTGCGTCGACCGCTCCCCACATCATGCTGAACCTGCTCAAGAAGTCCTTCCCCGAGCAGATGGCCAGCGCCGACTGGAAGAGCCACATCCAGCAGATCGTCCCCTCGTATGGCCGCAAGATCAATGAAGACGCGACTTACACCAACGAGATCCGCCGCATGACCAGCTCGGCCCTGAAGCTGCCTTATGTGGACGTGCCTGCCGATCTGGGCAAGAAGGCCGAAGCGGCTACCGCTCCCGCCCCTGCCGCTGCCCCCCAGAACCCCACACAGCTGAACAAGGAAATGCAGGCGCTCTAA
- the rpsT gene encoding 30S ribosomal protein S20, with protein MATKAKKNPRLASGRKRARQTVKLNAANTSLRSKYRTAVKNVEKAVVAGDKTKAAELFAKAQSVIDLIADKGIFHKNKAARDKSRLSAKVKTLALAA; from the coding sequence ATGGCAACTAAAGCCAAAAAGAACCCCCGCCTGGCTTCTGGCCGCAAGCGCGCCCGCCAGACAGTCAAGCTGAACGCTGCGAACACTTCGCTGCGTTCCAAGTACCGTACTGCTGTCAAGAATGTCGAAAAGGCTGTTGTGGCCGGCGACAAGACCAAGGCAGCTGAACTGTTTGCCAAGGCTCAGTCCGTGATCGACCTGATCGCCGACAAGGGCATCTTCCACAAGAACAAGGCAGCTCGCGATAAGAGCCGCCTGTCCGCCAAGGTCAAGACCCTGGCTCTGGCTGCTTAA
- the murJ gene encoding murein biosynthesis integral membrane protein MurJ, translating into MSLFKAASTVSLMTLASRISGLVRDLLMASMFGANALTDAFNVAFRIPNLFRRLFAEGAFSQAFVPVLAASKTKNGEEATRQLIGHVATILFWSLLVVCVLGVVGAPLLVWLLASGMRQSPDGYHAAVVMTRWMFPYIGFMSLVALSAGILNTWKKFAVPAATPVLLNLSMIAAALIGAPWLQKQGIEPIYAMAGGVMLGGVLQLAVQIPALRAMSLMPRIGFAPAAIRAAWDEAGVRRILSLMGPALLGVGVAQISLMINTQIASYMAPGSVTWLFYADRLMEFPTALLGVALGVVLTPQLASAKAAGDDERYSNMLDWGLRLVVLLAVPCAVGLLTFATPLVATLFHRGALHDSDVGQIALALMGYGAGLLGLVAIKVLAPGYYASQDIRTPVKIAVVVLIITQLLNLALVPWLKHTGLALSIGLAALINATWLLIGLLHRGTYKPKPGWLKFIAQVIAASVLLAVLLLWGSQHFDWVGLRSNGLLRAGLLAALMAGAAVLYFGVLMLSGLNLRQLLRR; encoded by the coding sequence GTGTCACTGTTCAAAGCCGCCTCCACCGTATCCCTGATGACGCTGGCCTCCCGTATTTCGGGGCTGGTGCGTGATCTGCTCATGGCCTCCATGTTCGGAGCCAATGCGCTCACAGACGCGTTCAATGTCGCCTTCAGAATTCCCAATCTATTCCGGCGTCTGTTCGCCGAAGGTGCTTTCAGTCAGGCCTTTGTGCCTGTGCTGGCCGCCAGCAAGACCAAAAATGGCGAGGAGGCTACGCGCCAGCTGATCGGGCATGTGGCCACGATATTGTTCTGGTCGCTGCTCGTCGTCTGCGTGCTTGGCGTGGTGGGTGCTCCACTGCTGGTGTGGCTGCTGGCCAGCGGCATGCGTCAGTCCCCTGATGGTTATCACGCTGCCGTGGTGATGACGCGCTGGATGTTCCCCTATATCGGCTTCATGTCACTGGTGGCGCTTTCGGCGGGCATTCTCAATACGTGGAAGAAATTTGCCGTGCCAGCGGCTACGCCTGTGTTGCTGAATCTGAGCATGATTGCGGCAGCGCTGATTGGTGCGCCCTGGTTGCAAAAGCAGGGCATTGAGCCGATTTATGCCATGGCTGGCGGTGTGATGCTGGGCGGTGTGCTGCAACTGGCGGTGCAAATTCCTGCGCTGCGCGCCATGTCGCTCATGCCGCGCATTGGTTTTGCGCCTGCGGCTATTCGCGCCGCATGGGATGAAGCCGGTGTGCGCCGCATTCTGTCGCTGATGGGACCGGCCTTGCTGGGTGTGGGCGTGGCGCAGATTTCGCTGATGATCAACACCCAGATTGCCTCTTATATGGCACCGGGCAGCGTGACCTGGCTGTTCTACGCGGACCGCTTGATGGAATTTCCCACGGCCTTGCTGGGCGTGGCGCTGGGCGTGGTGCTGACGCCGCAGCTGGCTTCTGCCAAGGCTGCGGGCGATGACGAGCGTTACTCCAATATGTTGGACTGGGGTCTACGTCTGGTCGTGTTGCTGGCCGTGCCTTGCGCAGTGGGCTTGCTCACGTTTGCAACGCCGCTGGTGGCCACGCTGTTCCATCGCGGTGCGCTGCATGACAGCGATGTGGGGCAGATTGCGCTGGCCTTGATGGGCTATGGAGCTGGTTTACTGGGTCTGGTCGCCATCAAGGTACTGGCGCCAGGTTATTACGCCAGTCAGGATATTCGCACCCCCGTGAAGATTGCGGTGGTGGTGCTGATCATCACCCAGCTGCTGAATCTGGCGCTGGTGCCCTGGCTCAAGCACACGGGATTGGCCTTGTCCATTGGCCTTGCGGCATTGATCAATGCCACCTGGCTGCTGATCGGCCTGCTGCACCGCGGCACCTACAAGCCAAAGCCCGGCTGGCTGAAGTTTATTGCACAGGTGATTGCTGCCAGCGTGCTGCTGGCTGTGCTGCTGCTTTGGGGCAGCCAGCATTTTGACTGGGTGGGTCTGCGCAGCAATGGCTTGCTGCGTGCTGGCCTGCTGGCCGCCCTGATGGCTGGAGCTGCCGTGCTGTACTTTGGCGTGCTGATGCTGTCGGGGCTGAATCTGCGCCAGTTGCTGCGCCGTTAA
- a CDS encoding SirB1 family protein has translation MSWTIDEYPTALNYFASLVQSDDNFALMEAAISIAQDAEPDLDLQSAQAELDRLQVRLVQRLAGEDDGLRKLSALNKFFYGELGFAGNLNNYYDPANSYIHHVLQTRRGIPISVALIWLELANSIDLPVEGISFPGHFLVKVRLPQGQVVQDPLTGDSYSANALAERLQPFLDQTGITPEDAPPLGLYLQAAHPRDVMGRMLRNLQEIHHAQKDWAMLVAVLNRLILLQPERDELYRDRGMAYAQWGVPARALLDLERYALVAHGLEADLIAKAIARLRQAG, from the coding sequence ATGAGCTGGACGATTGACGAGTACCCCACTGCCCTGAATTATTTTGCGTCTCTGGTGCAAAGCGACGATAACTTTGCATTGATGGAGGCGGCCATCAGCATTGCGCAAGATGCCGAGCCTGACCTGGATCTGCAATCCGCGCAGGCCGAGCTAGACCGCCTGCAGGTGCGGCTGGTGCAGCGTCTGGCTGGCGAGGATGATGGCTTGCGCAAGCTCAGTGCACTCAACAAATTCTTTTATGGTGAGCTGGGCTTTGCGGGCAACCTCAATAACTATTACGACCCCGCCAACAGCTATATCCACCATGTGTTGCAAACGCGGCGCGGCATTCCCATCAGTGTGGCGCTGATCTGGCTGGAGCTGGCGAACAGCATTGATTTACCGGTAGAAGGCATCAGCTTTCCCGGTCACTTTCTGGTCAAGGTGCGTTTGCCGCAGGGGCAGGTGGTGCAAGACCCTCTGACGGGCGACTCTTATTCAGCCAATGCGCTGGCAGAGCGGCTGCAGCCCTTTCTCGATCAAACAGGCATTACGCCTGAAGATGCGCCGCCGCTAGGTCTGTACCTACAGGCTGCCCACCCGCGCGATGTGATGGGGCGCATGTTGCGCAATTTGCAGGAAATTCACCATGCCCAAAAAGACTGGGCCATGTTGGTGGCTGTGCTCAATCGCCTGATCTTGCTGCAGCCTGAGCGCGATGAGCTGTACCGAGACCGGGGTATGGCGTATGCCCAATGGGGAGTGCCTGCAAGAGCGCTATTGGATCTGGAGCGCTATGCGCTTGTTGCGCATGGGCTGGAGGCTGATTTGATCGCCAAGGCTATTGCCAGACTGCGTCAAGCGGGTTGA
- a CDS encoding AI-2E family transporter, with amino-acid sequence MTQHLPAPITTQPGPSPKVILASYLLMGAALLLVMHQGILPGLLCVCVGFMLTRALSRLLSRANPRAFHSNQLPRWTQVVATTIVILAPLALLSGALSHTRTYITEAPAQYKELLDYLATTVLELREKLPSDIADQLPDGAQDIQRKLATYLAAKAGVLANAGRAWLTGLLYAYVGLIIGALAAVRPITARRPPLVCALQQRIGHFALAFKQIVAAQFWIAAFNTLLTSIFLLVILPIWKLQLPYTPALITLTFVAGLIPIVGNLLCNAVLTLVGLSVSPVAAAACLGFLILIHKAEYVINAKVVGTRTHMGVWELLAVMFVAESVFGPAGLVAAPLFYAYLKKELEAAQLV; translated from the coding sequence ATGACGCAGCATTTGCCAGCCCCCATCACGACGCAACCGGGTCCTTCGCCCAAGGTCATATTGGCCAGTTACTTGTTGATGGGAGCGGCACTGCTGCTCGTCATGCATCAGGGGATACTCCCCGGCCTGCTGTGCGTGTGCGTGGGCTTCATGCTTACCCGCGCACTGTCTCGCCTGCTGTCTCGGGCCAATCCTCGCGCCTTTCACAGCAACCAGCTCCCTCGCTGGACCCAGGTGGTCGCAACCACCATCGTGATTCTGGCGCCGCTGGCCTTGCTTAGCGGCGCCCTGTCACACACCCGCACCTACATCACCGAAGCGCCAGCCCAGTACAAGGAACTACTGGACTACCTGGCAACCACGGTGCTTGAGCTGCGCGAAAAGCTGCCTTCAGACATTGCTGATCAACTGCCTGACGGCGCCCAAGACATTCAGCGCAAGCTGGCCACTTACCTGGCCGCCAAAGCCGGCGTGCTGGCCAATGCGGGCCGCGCCTGGCTCACCGGCCTGCTCTACGCCTATGTGGGCCTGATCATTGGCGCGCTAGCCGCCGTACGCCCCATTACCGCGCGCCGCCCCCCACTGGTCTGCGCGCTGCAGCAGCGCATAGGCCACTTTGCGCTGGCCTTCAAGCAAATCGTGGCGGCCCAGTTCTGGATTGCGGCCTTCAACACTTTGCTTACCTCCATCTTTCTGCTGGTCATCCTGCCGATCTGGAAGCTGCAACTGCCCTACACCCCGGCCCTGATCACCCTGACGTTTGTAGCCGGACTGATTCCCATCGTCGGCAACCTGCTGTGCAACGCCGTGCTGACGCTGGTGGGCTTGTCGGTCTCGCCCGTTGCTGCTGCAGCATGCCTGGGCTTTCTGATCCTGATTCACAAGGCCGAATATGTCATCAACGCCAAAGTAGTAGGCACTCGCACCCATATGGGCGTATGGGAGCTGCTGGCCGTGATGTTTGTGGCTGAATCCGTTTTTGGCCCCGCTGGGCTGGTGGCTGCCCCGCTGTTCTACGCCTACCTCAAGAAAGAGCTGGAAGCTGCGCAGCTGGTATGA
- the purM gene encoding phosphoribosylformylglycinamidine cyclo-ligase, with product MSSSASSSTPISYKDAGVDIDAGDALIERIKPLAKKTMRDGVMAGIGGFGALFEVPKRYKEPVLVSGTDGVGTKLKLAFEWNMHDTVGIDLVAMSVNDVLVQGAEPLFFLDYFACGKLNVDTAAAVVGGIAKGCELSGCALIGGETAEMPGMYPDGEYDLAGFAVGAVEKSKILTGQNVKPGDVVLGLASHGVHSNGFSLVRKCIERAEAQGSVPETLDGKSFKAAIMEPTRLYVKNVLAALDKHPIKALAHITGGGLLENIPRVLPEGTAAHLTAGSWPQTELFAWLQKTAGIDDIEMNRTFNNGIGMVVVVAAEDAAATAATLAELGEKVYTIGAIAEIGAGKPVEVR from the coding sequence ATGAGCTCTTCAGCATCCTCCTCTACCCCCATTTCCTACAAAGACGCAGGCGTTGATATCGACGCTGGCGACGCACTGATTGAGCGCATCAAGCCTCTGGCCAAGAAAACCATGCGCGATGGCGTGATGGCTGGCATCGGCGGCTTCGGCGCGCTGTTTGAAGTGCCCAAGCGCTACAAGGAACCCGTGCTGGTCTCCGGCACCGACGGCGTGGGCACCAAGCTCAAGCTGGCCTTCGAGTGGAATATGCACGACACCGTGGGCATCGACTTGGTGGCCATGAGCGTGAACGACGTGTTGGTGCAAGGCGCCGAGCCCCTGTTCTTCCTCGACTACTTTGCCTGCGGCAAGCTGAATGTGGATACGGCTGCTGCCGTGGTTGGCGGTATCGCCAAGGGCTGCGAGCTGTCTGGCTGCGCACTGATCGGCGGCGAAACCGCTGAAATGCCCGGCATGTACCCCGACGGCGAATACGACCTGGCAGGTTTTGCGGTTGGCGCTGTCGAAAAGTCCAAGATCCTGACCGGTCAGAACGTCAAGCCTGGCGACGTGGTGCTGGGCCTGGCCTCGCACGGCGTGCACTCCAACGGTTTCTCGCTGGTGCGCAAGTGCATCGAGCGCGCTGAAGCCCAAGGCTCCGTGCCCGAGACTCTGGACGGCAAGTCTTTCAAGGCCGCCATCATGGAACCCACCCGCCTGTACGTAAAGAACGTGCTGGCGGCGCTGGACAAGCACCCCATCAAGGCGCTGGCCCACATCACCGGCGGCGGTCTGCTGGAAAACATTCCCCGCGTGCTGCCCGAAGGCACTGCCGCTCACCTGACAGCCGGTAGCTGGCCCCAGACTGAGCTGTTTGCCTGGCTGCAAAAGACAGCTGGCATTGACGATATCGAAATGAACCGCACGTTCAACAATGGTATCGGCATGGTGGTTGTGGTGGCCGCAGAAGACGCAGCCGCTACAGCAGCCACTCTGGCCGAGCTGGGCGAGAAGGTCTACACCATCGGCGCCATCGCAGAAATTGGTGCAGGCAAGCCGGTTGAAGTACGCTAA
- the hda gene encoding DnaA regulatory inactivator Hda, giving the protein MKQLALDISTAPGPTLSRFFVGPNAALIDHLRHWVGDGQLQKTRTPVPTYLWGEAGSGKSHLLKAVREALREQGAMVGWMDASTPFPPAFDERWIAVLMDDVDIYTPFQQARAFNWFVNATSPATGLPRWVLGAGQLPVADLKLREDLRTRLGWGHVYQLHLLDEPARRAVLRQEADARGVFLSDDVMDYMLRRFSRDLGSLMQLLDMLDGFALRSKRAITIPLLKTMLETE; this is encoded by the coding sequence ATGAAGCAACTGGCTCTGGATATCAGCACGGCTCCCGGCCCGACCTTGTCGCGTTTTTTTGTGGGCCCCAACGCTGCCCTGATTGACCATCTGCGTCACTGGGTGGGCGATGGTCAGCTTCAAAAAACAAGAACGCCAGTACCCACTTACCTCTGGGGTGAGGCGGGGTCAGGAAAAAGTCATTTGCTCAAGGCTGTGCGTGAAGCGCTGCGCGAGCAGGGCGCCATGGTGGGCTGGATGGATGCCTCCACTCCATTTCCTCCAGCGTTTGATGAGCGCTGGATTGCCGTGCTCATGGATGATGTGGACATCTACACCCCTTTTCAGCAGGCGCGGGCCTTCAACTGGTTTGTGAATGCCACAAGCCCTGCGACCGGCTTGCCGCGCTGGGTGCTGGGTGCCGGACAATTGCCAGTGGCTGACCTCAAACTGCGTGAAGACCTGCGCACCCGCCTTGGCTGGGGCCATGTCTATCAGCTGCATTTGCTCGATGAACCCGCACGCCGCGCCGTGCTGCGACAGGAAGCCGATGCCCGCGGTGTGTTTCTGAGTGACGACGTGATGGATTACATGCTCAGGCGCTTCTCACGCGATCTGGGATCTTTGATGCAACTGCTGGACATGTTGGACGGCTTTGCATTGCGCAGCAAACGCGCCATCACCATCCCGCTGCTCAAAACCATGCTGGAAACTGAGTGA
- a CDS encoding HAD family phosphatase: protein MSTASELPNKPKLALFDLDHTLLPLDSDHGWGEFSIAIGWCDQEAFGRQNDAFFEDYQAGQLNIPDYVRFATAAVVEHGEAESTAAHQRFMDEVIRPAMKPAAIELVQKHLNAGDTVVITSATNEFVTGPIAKAFGVQHLLATELVRDAKGWFTGEIAGIPNMREGKVVRMTEWLAERNLRWEDVEATFYSDSMNDVPLLEKVDHPVATNPDARLRSLAEERGWRIVDLFSEAP from the coding sequence ATGTCGACTGCTTCTGAATTGCCGAACAAGCCAAAGCTGGCCCTTTTTGATCTGGACCACACCTTGCTGCCGCTGGATTCTGACCACGGCTGGGGCGAGTTCTCCATCGCTATTGGCTGGTGCGATCAGGAGGCCTTTGGTCGCCAGAACGATGCTTTTTTTGAAGACTATCAGGCTGGGCAGCTCAATATTCCCGACTATGTGCGCTTTGCCACGGCTGCCGTGGTCGAGCATGGCGAAGCGGAATCGACTGCCGCTCATCAGCGTTTTATGGACGAAGTGATCCGTCCAGCCATGAAGCCTGCTGCCATTGAACTGGTGCAAAAACACCTGAATGCGGGCGATACCGTGGTCATTACCTCGGCCACCAATGAGTTTGTGACTGGCCCGATTGCCAAGGCTTTTGGCGTGCAGCACCTGCTTGCCACCGAGCTGGTGCGCGATGCCAAGGGCTGGTTTACGGGCGAAATTGCCGGCATTCCAAATATGCGCGAAGGCAAGGTTGTGCGCATGACCGAATGGCTGGCAGAGCGAAACCTGCGCTGGGAAGACGTGGAAGCGACTTTCTACAGCGACTCCATGAACGATGTGCCCCTGCTTGAAAAAGTGGATCACCCTGTGGCCACCAACCCCGATGCGCGCTTGCGTTCCCTGGCCGAGGAACGCGGCTGGCGCATCGTGGACCTATTTAGCGAAGCACCATGA